Proteins encoded by one window of Xanthomonas sp. DAR 80977:
- a CDS encoding Nramp family divalent metal transporter has product MNASVAVPGKGLGWRRFLAFLGPGYMVSVGYMDPGNWATDIAGGSHFGYLLLSVILLSNLMAIVLQGLAARLGIATGRDLAQACREHYSKPVNFLLWLACEAAIVACDLAEVIGTAIALKLLFGIPLTLGAIITAIDALLVLYLMRRGFRTLEAFVIALLLVIFACFVVQIVLAAPPLREVLAGFIPRAEVVTNPAALYLAIGIIGATVMPHNLYLHSSIVQTRAYERSDDGRRSALRWALTDSTIALSLALFVNAAILVLAAAVFHAHGRTDVEEIEQAYELLAPMLGVGLASTLFAVALLASGINSTVTATLAGQIVMEGFLHLRIPAWARRLLTRGLAIVPVVVVTWLYGEQGTAKLLVLSQVLLSMQLPFAVIPLVRFVADKRKMGALVAPRWLVWLSWTIAGLIVVLNVKLLGDMLWR; this is encoded by the coding sequence ATGAACGCCAGCGTCGCCGTGCCCGGCAAGGGGCTCGGCTGGCGCCGCTTCCTGGCCTTCCTCGGGCCGGGCTACATGGTCTCGGTCGGCTACATGGACCCGGGCAACTGGGCCACCGACATCGCCGGCGGCTCGCACTTCGGCTACCTGTTGCTGTCGGTGATCCTGCTGTCGAACCTGATGGCGATCGTGCTGCAGGGATTGGCGGCGCGGCTGGGCATCGCCACCGGCCGCGACCTGGCGCAGGCCTGCCGCGAGCACTATTCCAAGCCGGTCAACTTCCTGCTGTGGCTGGCCTGCGAGGCGGCGATCGTGGCCTGCGACCTGGCCGAGGTGATCGGCACCGCGATCGCGCTGAAGCTGCTGTTCGGCATCCCGCTGACTCTGGGCGCGATCATCACCGCGATCGACGCGCTGCTGGTGCTGTACCTGATGCGGCGCGGCTTCCGCACCCTGGAGGCGTTCGTGATCGCGCTGCTGCTGGTGATCTTCGCCTGCTTCGTGGTGCAGATCGTGCTGGCCGCGCCGCCGCTGCGCGAGGTGCTGGCCGGCTTCATCCCGCGCGCCGAGGTGGTGACCAACCCGGCCGCGCTGTACCTGGCGATCGGCATCATCGGCGCCACGGTGATGCCGCACAACCTGTACCTGCATTCGTCGATCGTGCAGACCCGCGCCTACGAACGCAGCGACGACGGCCGCCGTTCGGCGCTGCGCTGGGCGCTGACCGACAGCACCATCGCGCTGAGCCTGGCGCTGTTCGTCAACGCCGCGATCCTGGTGCTGGCCGCGGCGGTGTTCCACGCGCACGGCCGCACCGACGTGGAGGAGATCGAGCAGGCCTACGAACTGCTGGCGCCGATGCTCGGCGTCGGCCTGGCCTCGACCCTGTTCGCGGTGGCGCTGCTGGCCTCGGGCATCAATTCCACGGTGACCGCGACGCTGGCCGGGCAGATCGTGATGGAAGGCTTCCTGCACCTGCGCATCCCGGCCTGGGCGCGGCGCCTGTTGACCCGTGGCCTGGCGATCGTGCCGGTGGTGGTGGTGACCTGGCTGTACGGCGAGCAAGGCACCGCCAAGCTGCTGGTGCTGAGCCAGGTGCTGCTGTCGATGCAGCTGCCGTTCGCGGTGATCCCGCTGGTGCGCTTCGTCGCCGACAAACGCAAGATGGGCGCACTGGTCGCGCCGCGCTGGCTGGTCTGGCTGTCGTGGACGATCGCCGGGTTGATCGTGGTGCTGAACGTGAAGCTGCTCGGCGACATGCTGTGGCGTTGA
- a CDS encoding nuclear transport factor 2 family protein, with amino-acid sequence MSTEENIQVVKDFFAATGRGDRQGLLALCAEDIEWIIPGEDWPLAGTHRGHAGLRDLLRKASETVETHFRGPPEFVAQGDRVLMVGSAWGRIKATDRTFEDDWVFAITVRDGRLTSIREYVDTQALARASQMGAAGLA; translated from the coding sequence ATGAGCACCGAAGAGAACATCCAGGTTGTGAAGGATTTCTTCGCAGCGACCGGTCGCGGTGACAGACAAGGCCTGCTGGCGCTGTGTGCCGAAGATATCGAGTGGATCATTCCCGGCGAGGACTGGCCGCTGGCCGGTACGCACCGTGGGCACGCGGGACTGCGGGACCTTCTTCGGAAGGCTTCCGAAACGGTGGAGACCCATTTCCGAGGCCCTCCCGAGTTTGTGGCGCAGGGCGACCGGGTTCTGATGGTCGGCTCCGCTTGGGGCAGGATCAAGGCCACGGACAGGACGTTCGAGGACGATTGGGTTTTCGCCATCACGGTCCGGGACGGCCGACTGACGAGCATCCGGGAGTACGTCGACACGCAGGCGCTGGCGCGGGCCTCGCAGATGGGCGCTGCCGGGTTGGCGTAG
- the orn gene encoding oligoribonuclease: MAEPHVDNDRLIWIDLEMTGLDTDKDSIIEIATVVTDSQLNVLAEGPEFAIAHPLQTLEAMDEWNRNQHRHSGLWRRVLDSQVTLGQAEAQTVAFLAQWCKPGASPMCGNSICQDRRFLHRQMPRLERFFHYRNLDVSTLKELARRWAPAVASGLNKTSSHTALSDVHDSIDELRYYRPFMGTLGGQGGGAR; the protein is encoded by the coding sequence ATGGCGGAACCGCACGTGGACAACGATCGTCTGATCTGGATCGATCTGGAAATGACCGGCCTGGACACGGACAAGGACTCGATCATCGAGATCGCCACGGTGGTCACCGACAGCCAGCTCAACGTGCTGGCCGAGGGCCCGGAATTCGCCATCGCGCATCCGTTGCAGACGCTGGAGGCGATGGACGAGTGGAATCGCAACCAGCACCGCCATTCCGGGCTGTGGCGGCGCGTGCTCGACAGCCAGGTGACCCTGGGCCAGGCCGAGGCGCAGACCGTGGCGTTCCTGGCGCAGTGGTGCAAGCCCGGCGCCTCGCCGATGTGCGGCAACTCGATCTGCCAGGACCGGCGCTTCCTGCACCGGCAGATGCCGCGGCTGGAGCGCTTCTTCCACTACCGCAACCTGGACGTGTCCACGCTGAAGGAACTGGCGCGGCGCTGGGCGCCGGCGGTCGCGTCCGGACTGAACAAGACCTCCTCGCACACCGCGCTCAGCGACGTGCACGATTCGATCGACGAACTGCGCTACTACCGCCCGTTCATGGGCACGCTGGGCGGGCAGGGCGGCGGCGCGCGCTGA
- a CDS encoding NADPH-dependent F420 reductase, with translation MSTVSIIGSGTMATAVAGRIANAGHTVEVINRDAAKAQALVGKLAAGATTGTYGAAPAGDIVILAVPYGSVAAVVADFGDALDGKVIIDLANPVNADMTGLVTPASSSGAQETAKRLPAGAHVVKAFNTIFGHVLAKGGRLDAFIAADDAQAKARVSTFLESLGLRPLDVGGLNMAQTLEALGLMMIGLAKNGAGSWNIAMNVEIG, from the coding sequence ATGAGCACTGTCAGCATCATCGGCTCCGGAACCATGGCCACGGCGGTTGCGGGCCGTATCGCCAATGCCGGACACACCGTGGAGGTGATCAACCGCGACGCCGCAAAGGCGCAGGCACTGGTCGGCAAGCTCGCGGCCGGAGCGACCACGGGGACGTATGGGGCTGCGCCGGCGGGCGACATCGTCATCCTCGCGGTGCCTTACGGCAGTGTGGCCGCGGTGGTCGCCGACTTCGGCGACGCCCTCGACGGCAAGGTGATCATCGACCTCGCCAACCCGGTCAACGCCGATATGACGGGCCTCGTCACTCCTGCCAGCAGTTCCGGTGCGCAGGAGACTGCAAAACGCCTTCCCGCGGGCGCTCACGTCGTGAAGGCGTTCAACACCATCTTCGGTCACGTGCTCGCCAAGGGCGGACGCCTCGACGCGTTCATCGCAGCCGACGATGCGCAGGCGAAAGCGCGTGTCTCGACGTTCCTCGAAAGCCTCGGGCTGCGTCCGTTGGATGTCGGCGGCCTGAACATGGCCCAGACGCTGGAGGCACTCGGCCTGATGATGATCGGCCTGGCCAAGAACGGCGCAGGCTCCTGGAACATCGCCATGAACGTCGAGATCGGCTGA
- a CDS encoding ATPase domain-containing protein: MTPHRQPDHVNGDDPPRISTGSAGLDNILGGGVDPNRLYLYEGRPGTGKTTIALQFLLEGARHGERVLYITLSETQRELRLVATRHGWSMNQVDVFELVPPETALDPERELTVFHPAELELTETTKLIFDKVEQLNPSRVVLDSLSELRLLAQSPLRYRRQVLALKHFFASRQCTVIMLDDLSSQENDLQLHSITHGVVLLEQLAIDYGAERRRLRVIKMRGIQFRGGYHDFTIEKGGLEIYPRLVAAEYKHHHIAEIAPSGNDELDRLLGGGLERGTNALLLGAAGVGKSSLALTYAIAAAERGEHSVFFAFDEGRSTVEARARTLGLPLEEKLDAGLIRFQQIDPAEMSPGQFAANVRRSVEVDGARVIVIDSLNGYLNAMPDERFLILQMHELLSYLGQQGVLTILVLAQHGLVGPMETPLDLSYLSDSVLMLRYFEVDGTVRRALSVVKKRSGSHETTIREFRLSGKGLDIGSPIKQFSGIFSGTPRYSGTDLPFMESAAHEQQ, translated from the coding sequence ATGACCCCCCACCGGCAGCCCGATCACGTGAATGGCGACGACCCGCCGCGCATCTCGACCGGCAGTGCGGGGTTGGACAATATCCTCGGCGGTGGCGTCGACCCCAATCGCCTCTACCTGTACGAGGGCCGCCCCGGCACCGGCAAGACCACCATCGCCCTGCAGTTCCTTCTGGAAGGCGCGCGGCACGGCGAGCGGGTGCTCTACATCACCTTGTCCGAGACCCAGCGCGAACTGCGCCTGGTGGCCACCCGCCATGGCTGGAGCATGAACCAGGTCGACGTGTTCGAACTGGTGCCGCCGGAAACCGCATTGGACCCGGAACGCGAGCTCACCGTGTTCCATCCGGCGGAACTGGAACTGACCGAGACCACCAAGCTGATCTTCGACAAGGTCGAGCAGCTCAACCCTTCGCGCGTGGTGCTGGACAGTCTCTCCGAACTGCGCCTGCTGGCGCAGAGTCCGCTGCGCTACCGCCGCCAGGTGCTGGCGCTGAAGCATTTCTTCGCCAGCCGGCAGTGCACGGTCATCATGCTCGACGACCTGTCCTCGCAGGAGAACGACCTGCAGCTGCATTCCATCACCCATGGCGTGGTGTTGCTGGAACAGTTGGCCATCGACTACGGCGCCGAACGTCGGCGCCTGCGCGTGATCAAGATGCGCGGCATCCAGTTCCGCGGCGGCTACCACGACTTCACCATCGAGAAGGGCGGGCTGGAGATCTATCCGCGCCTGGTCGCGGCCGAGTACAAGCACCACCACATCGCCGAAATCGCCCCCAGCGGCAACGACGAACTGGACCGGCTGCTGGGCGGCGGGCTGGAGCGCGGCACCAATGCATTGCTGCTGGGCGCGGCCGGCGTGGGCAAGTCCTCGCTGGCGCTGACCTATGCCATCGCCGCGGCCGAGCGTGGCGAACACAGCGTGTTCTTCGCCTTCGACGAGGGGCGCAGCACGGTGGAGGCGCGCGCACGCACGCTGGGCCTGCCGCTCGAGGAAAAACTCGACGCGGGACTGATCCGCTTCCAGCAGATCGATCCGGCGGAGATGTCGCCGGGCCAGTTCGCCGCCAACGTGCGCCGCAGCGTGGAAGTGGACGGGGCACGGGTCATCGTCATCGACAGCCTCAACGGCTATCTCAATGCGATGCCGGACGAGCGTTTCCTGATCCTGCAGATGCACGAACTGCTCAGCTACCTGGGCCAGCAAGGCGTGCTGACCATCCTGGTGCTGGCGCAGCACGGCCTGGTCGGCCCGATGGAAACGCCGCTGGACCTGAGCTACCTGAGCGATTCGGTGCTGATGCTGCGTTACTTCGAGGTCGACGGCACGGTGCGCCGGGCGCTGTCGGTGGTGAAGAAGCGCAGCGGCAGCCACGAAACCACAATCCGCGAGTTCCGGCTCAGCGGCAAAGGCCTGGACATCGGTTCGCCGATCAAGCAATTCAGCGGCATCTTCAGCGGCACGCCACGCTACAGCGGAACCGACCTGCCATTCATGGAGTCGGCCGCGCATGAGCAGCAGTAA
- a CDS encoding methyltransferase yields MYDQSKLSALIRFARVDAGSTVIDVYPGDGDWTSLFSDIVGPEGRVYSFVPAEVAHFKNDPVGRMRTLAKAPGRENVEAVSADLVAMPEAMQPADVLWLHLFYHDLHTALAQARGATPAHFNRAVFERLKPGGFYVIVDHAAAVGVGTNDAQSLHRIEPVSVREEVEAAGFVLEAESVLLADSDDPHSIKVFDPSIKGKTDRFAYRFVKP; encoded by the coding sequence ATGTACGACCAATCCAAGCTATCCGCGTTGATCCGGTTCGCACGCGTCGATGCGGGCTCCACCGTCATCGACGTTTACCCAGGCGACGGCGACTGGACCAGTCTCTTCTCCGACATCGTGGGACCCGAAGGACGGGTCTACAGTTTCGTGCCGGCCGAAGTGGCCCACTTCAAGAACGATCCGGTCGGCCGCATGCGGACGCTTGCGAAGGCGCCGGGCCGAGAGAACGTCGAAGCCGTTTCGGCGGACCTGGTGGCGATGCCGGAGGCCATGCAACCAGCGGATGTCCTGTGGCTGCACCTGTTCTATCACGATCTCCACACCGCGCTGGCCCAGGCCAGGGGTGCGACGCCCGCCCACTTCAATCGAGCGGTCTTCGAGCGGCTGAAGCCGGGCGGGTTCTACGTCATCGTGGACCACGCCGCCGCCGTCGGCGTGGGCACGAACGACGCCCAGTCGCTGCATCGGATCGAGCCGGTCTCCGTTCGCGAGGAGGTGGAAGCGGCCGGTTTCGTCCTGGAGGCGGAAAGCGTCCTGCTCGCGGACAGCGACGATCCGCACTCGATCAAGGTGTTCGATCCCTCGATCAAGGGCAAGACCGATCGCTTCGCCTATCGGTTCGTGAAGCCCTGA
- the tadA gene encoding tRNA adenosine(34) deaminase TadA, with amino-acid sequence MSGGEAAARDERWMLHALALADRAEREFDEIPVGAVLVSAQDEVLGEGWNLNIAEHDPSAHAEIVALRQAGRRLGNHRLVGSTLYVTLEPCAMCAMAVVHARVAQLVYAAADPKTGACGSVFDLLADPRHNHRVQVRGGVLAAPAGLRLTNYFRAKRGRPPLGG; translated from the coding sequence ATGAGCGGCGGCGAGGCGGCGGCGCGCGACGAGCGCTGGATGCTGCATGCGCTGGCCCTGGCCGACCGCGCCGAACGCGAGTTCGACGAGATCCCGGTCGGCGCGGTGCTGGTCTCGGCGCAGGACGAGGTGCTGGGCGAGGGCTGGAACCTCAACATCGCCGAGCACGATCCCAGCGCGCACGCCGAGATCGTGGCGCTGCGCCAGGCCGGGCGCCGGCTCGGCAACCACCGCCTGGTCGGCAGCACCCTGTACGTGACCCTGGAGCCGTGCGCGATGTGCGCGATGGCGGTGGTGCATGCGCGCGTGGCGCAGTTGGTCTATGCCGCCGCCGATCCGAAGACCGGCGCCTGCGGCAGCGTGTTCGACCTGCTCGCCGATCCGCGCCACAACCACCGCGTGCAGGTGCGCGGCGGCGTGCTGGCGGCGCCGGCCGGGCTGCGCCTGACCAACTATTTCCGCGCCAAGCGCGGCCGGCCGCCGCTGGGCGGATGA
- a CDS encoding response regulator, whose translation MSSSNAGENRVLVYAPIGRDSGASVELLRRGGVVACHCGDLDTLVRELDIGAAAVFIAEEGLFGKDAAALYAWADAQPAWSDLPFVVLTSHQEQPPVVAWRRNLVASLRNVALLERPVQTITFTSTIKAALRARARQYEVRSLLRAQASAAQQLEAQVVARTCELEEANRLLRTQMDERARVEETLRQAQKIEAIGQLTGGVAHDFNNLLMVISGGLAMLDMQTDPAVRKRLMDGMQKAAQRGAGLTRQLLAFSRRQELKPEPVDLTRQIGGMRELLDRSLRGDVHVDFDFAEGLWPIEVDPGELELVVLNLTVNARDAMPNGGTIVVRAQNVAGVGKTDPDFIRLSIIDTGTGMAPEVKARVFEPFYTTKDIGKGSGLGLAQVHGFVQQSGGSIHIDSDLGQGTAIHLLLPRSFRAPAPDERHLVDVQVARRSAGDAGYVLLVEDDDEVAALVGEMLRQLGYQVTRVASAAAALGALANERVVDIVFSDIMMPGGMNGLELVREIRVRRKALPILLTSGYAEAARSAAEAEGVQILSKPYRLDELAAALQQVRATGAPGRPEAASVYS comes from the coding sequence ATGAGCAGCAGTAACGCGGGCGAAAACCGGGTCCTCGTCTACGCCCCGATCGGGCGCGACAGCGGGGCCTCGGTGGAATTGCTGCGGCGTGGCGGCGTGGTGGCCTGCCACTGCGGCGACCTGGACACGCTGGTGCGCGAGCTGGACATCGGCGCCGCCGCGGTGTTCATCGCCGAGGAAGGCCTGTTCGGCAAGGATGCGGCGGCGCTGTACGCCTGGGCCGACGCCCAGCCGGCATGGTCCGACCTGCCGTTCGTGGTGCTGACCAGCCATCAGGAGCAGCCGCCCGTAGTCGCCTGGCGCCGCAACCTGGTGGCGTCGTTGCGCAACGTGGCGCTGCTCGAGCGGCCGGTGCAGACCATCACCTTCACCAGCACCATCAAGGCTGCGCTGCGCGCGCGTGCGCGCCAGTACGAAGTGCGCTCGCTGCTGCGGGCGCAGGCCTCGGCGGCGCAGCAGCTGGAAGCGCAGGTGGTGGCGCGCACCTGCGAGCTGGAAGAGGCCAACCGCCTGTTGCGCACGCAGATGGACGAGCGCGCCCGGGTCGAGGAAACCCTGCGCCAGGCGCAGAAGATCGAGGCGATCGGACAATTGACCGGTGGCGTCGCGCACGATTTCAACAACCTGCTGATGGTGATTTCCGGCGGGTTGGCGATGCTCGACATGCAGACCGATCCGGCCGTGCGCAAGCGGCTGATGGACGGCATGCAGAAGGCCGCGCAGCGCGGCGCGGGGCTGACCCGGCAGTTGCTGGCGTTTTCGCGGCGGCAGGAGCTCAAGCCGGAGCCGGTCGACCTGACCCGGCAGATCGGCGGCATGCGCGAACTGCTGGACCGCAGCCTGCGCGGCGACGTGCACGTGGATTTCGATTTCGCCGAGGGCCTGTGGCCGATCGAAGTGGATCCGGGCGAACTGGAGCTGGTGGTGCTCAACCTCACGGTCAATGCGCGCGACGCGATGCCCAATGGCGGCACCATCGTGGTGCGGGCGCAGAACGTGGCCGGCGTCGGCAAGACCGATCCGGATTTCATCCGCCTGTCGATCATCGACACCGGCACCGGCATGGCGCCGGAGGTGAAGGCGCGGGTGTTCGAGCCGTTCTACACCACCAAGGACATCGGCAAGGGTTCGGGCCTGGGCCTGGCGCAGGTGCACGGCTTCGTGCAGCAATCCGGCGGCAGCATCCACATCGACAGCGATCTGGGGCAGGGCACCGCGATCCACCTGCTGTTGCCGCGCTCGTTCCGCGCGCCGGCGCCGGACGAGCGGCACCTGGTGGACGTGCAGGTGGCGCGCCGCTCCGCGGGCGATGCCGGCTACGTATTGCTGGTGGAGGACGACGACGAAGTGGCCGCCCTGGTCGGCGAAATGCTGCGCCAGTTGGGCTACCAGGTCACCCGCGTGGCCAGCGCGGCCGCGGCGCTGGGCGCGTTGGCCAACGAGCGCGTGGTGGACATCGTGTTCTCCGACATCATGATGCCCGGCGGCATGAACGGCCTGGAGCTGGTCCGCGAGATCCGCGTGCGGCGCAAGGCGCTGCCGATCCTGCTGACCAGCGGCTATGCGGAAGCGGCCAGATCCGCCGCCGAGGCCGAAGGCGTGCAGATCCTGTCCAAGCCCTACCGGCTGGACGAACTGGCCGCCGCGCTGCAGCAGGTGCGCGCCACCGGCGCGCCCGGCAGGCCGGAAGCGGCTTCCGTGTACTCCTGA
- the mntR gene encoding manganese-binding transcriptional regulator MntR: MQKSRKLTAPGAALLDAEVQVESFRQVREAHRLELIEDYVELISDLLADGGEARQVDIAARLGVAQPTVAKMLKRLVKGGWVIQRPYRGVFLTADGEALAAASRQRHQTVEQFLLALGIDPDIARRDAEGIEHHVSEATLAVFAEFVRKHAAAR; the protein is encoded by the coding sequence ATGCAGAAAAGCAGGAAGTTGACGGCGCCAGGGGCGGCGCTGCTCGACGCCGAAGTGCAGGTCGAGAGCTTCCGCCAGGTGCGCGAGGCGCACCGGCTGGAGCTGATCGAGGACTATGTGGAGCTGATTTCCGACCTGCTGGCCGACGGCGGCGAGGCGCGGCAGGTGGACATCGCCGCGCGCCTGGGCGTGGCCCAGCCGACCGTGGCGAAGATGCTCAAGCGGCTGGTCAAGGGCGGCTGGGTGATCCAGCGGCCGTATCGCGGCGTGTTCCTGACCGCCGATGGCGAGGCATTGGCGGCGGCCAGCCGGCAGCGGCACCAGACCGTGGAGCAGTTCCTGCTGGCGCTGGGCATCGATCCGGACATCGCGCGGCGCGATGCCGAGGGCATCGAACACCATGTCAGCGAAGCCACGCTGGCGGTGTTCGCCGAATTCGTGCGCAAGCACGCCGCGGCGCGATGA
- a CDS encoding mechanosensitive ion channel family protein, whose protein sequence is MGTAAMLLAAVAAATSAAPAARTQQPFNWRDLDWAQYALNWGVALVILVLGMWIAKRLSLWLQRALLRARVETTLSNFLRNVAYALLLVLVFVTALQKIGVPPTSLFAVLGAAGLAVGLALKDSLSNIASGVMLIVLRPMRDGDHVVVAGQEGIVDEIRIFQTRIRSFDERMITLPNSTITTAPIVNYSTLPNRRLEITVGVGYGDDLKKAQQLLLQIAQDNPNILQTPAPFVQVTNLGESTVDLMLFAYARNGDFGAAKSSTLENIRNQLLENGLSIPYPQRDLHVYHHDADGRPIAELLLKGVTDDGETKQGPPLAR, encoded by the coding sequence ATGGGCACGGCAGCGATGTTGCTGGCGGCGGTCGCGGCGGCGACCTCCGCCGCACCGGCGGCGCGGACACAGCAGCCGTTCAACTGGAGAGACCTGGATTGGGCGCAGTACGCGCTCAACTGGGGCGTGGCGCTGGTCATCCTGGTGCTGGGGATGTGGATCGCCAAGCGCCTGAGTTTGTGGCTGCAGCGCGCGCTGCTGCGCGCCCGGGTGGAGACCACGCTCAGCAATTTCCTGCGCAACGTCGCCTATGCGTTGCTGCTGGTGCTGGTGTTCGTCACCGCGCTGCAGAAGATCGGCGTGCCGCCGACCTCGCTGTTCGCGGTGCTCGGCGCGGCCGGCCTGGCGGTCGGCCTGGCGCTGAAGGATTCGCTGTCCAACATCGCCTCCGGGGTGATGCTGATCGTGCTGCGGCCGATGCGCGATGGCGACCACGTGGTGGTCGCCGGACAGGAAGGCATCGTCGACGAGATCCGGATCTTCCAGACCCGCATCCGCTCCTTCGACGAGCGCATGATCACCCTGCCCAACAGCACCATCACCACCGCGCCGATCGTCAACTACAGCACCCTGCCCAACCGGCGCCTGGAGATCACCGTCGGCGTCGGCTACGGCGACGACCTGAAGAAGGCCCAGCAGTTGTTGCTGCAGATCGCCCAGGACAATCCGAACATCCTGCAGACGCCGGCGCCGTTCGTGCAGGTCACCAACCTGGGCGAGAGCACGGTGGACCTGATGCTGTTCGCCTACGCCAGGAACGGCGATTTCGGCGCGGCCAAGAGCTCCACGCTGGAGAACATCCGCAACCAGTTGCTGGAGAACGGGCTCAGCATTCCCTATCCGCAGCGCGACCTGCACGTGTACCACCACGATGCCGACGGCCGTCCGATCGCCGAGCTGTTGCTGAAGGGCGTGACCGACGACGGCGAGACCAAGCAGGGTCCGCCGCTGGCGCGCTGA